One Rhodothermales bacterium genomic window carries:
- a CDS encoding Nif3-like dinuclear metal center hexameric protein, with protein MMTDTSSAARPTVAEIARALEVWAPPASAQSYDNVGLQVGDAAAHIEAALLALDLTPAVVQEAIAAGAGLIVTHHPLIFKPLRSVRRGDWHGDLILDLANAGIALYAIHTNLDAAHGGVSIALAERLGLRGVDFLRPLPDSLYKLVTFVPESHFEAVRLALAEAGAGAIGAYDACAFALSGTGYFRPGPDANPHIGTAGGGLEQVAERRLEVEVARWTLPAVVAALRAAHPYETVAYDVYPVLQPYSRTGMGAIGELESTLPLDAFLGRVRDRLDAGHLRFAGSRDASVRRVAVCGGSGSDLIGDALRAGADAYVTADITYHRFFDVLDGAGDPRMALIDAGHYETERHTEALLQQWLATRFSKVRWIRTGHGTSPMQSYP; from the coding sequence ATGATGACCGATACCTCCAGCGCAGCACGGCCCACCGTGGCCGAAATCGCCCGGGCCCTGGAGGTCTGGGCCCCGCCCGCTTCGGCCCAGTCGTACGACAACGTCGGTCTGCAAGTGGGCGACGCCGCGGCGCATATCGAAGCGGCGCTGCTCGCGCTCGATCTCACGCCGGCCGTGGTGCAGGAGGCGATCGCCGCCGGCGCGGGGCTGATCGTGACCCATCATCCGCTGATCTTCAAGCCGCTGCGGTCGGTTCGACGCGGCGACTGGCATGGCGATCTGATCCTCGATCTCGCGAACGCGGGCATCGCCCTCTATGCCATCCATACCAACCTGGACGCGGCCCACGGCGGCGTCTCCATCGCTCTCGCCGAACGGCTGGGCCTGCGCGGCGTCGACTTTCTGCGCCCCCTGCCGGACTCGCTCTACAAGCTGGTCACGTTCGTCCCGGAAAGTCATTTCGAGGCGGTGCGCCTTGCCCTCGCGGAAGCCGGCGCCGGCGCGATCGGCGCGTACGATGCCTGCGCCTTCGCCCTGTCCGGCACCGGGTATTTCCGCCCCGGCCCGGACGCCAACCCGCACATCGGTACGGCGGGCGGCGGACTCGAGCAGGTCGCGGAACGGCGGCTGGAGGTGGAGGTGGCCCGCTGGACGCTGCCGGCCGTCGTCGCCGCGCTGCGCGCCGCGCACCCGTACGAAACCGTGGCGTACGACGTGTACCCGGTGCTCCAGCCCTATTCCCGCACCGGGATGGGCGCCATCGGCGAACTGGAAAGCACCCTGCCGCTCGACGCGTTTCTTGGGCGCGTGCGGGACCGCCTCGATGCCGGGCATCTGCGTTTCGCCGGCTCGCGCGACGCGTCCGTGCGGCGCGTGGCCGTGTGCGGCGGCTCCGGGAGCGACCTGATCGGCGACGCGCTGCGCGCCGGCGCCGATGCGTACGTCACCGCCGACATCACGTATCACCGTTTTTTCGATGTACTGGACGGCGCCGGCGACCCGCGCATGGCGCTAATCGATGCCGGCCACTACGAGACCGAGCGCCATACGGAAGCGCTGCTCCAGCAGTGGCTGGCGACGCGCTTTTCGAAGGTTCGATGGATTCGCACCGGACATGGTACGAGTCCGATGCAGTCTTATCCCTGA
- a CDS encoding Gfo/Idh/MocA family oxidoreductase, with protein sequence MKDEKPTPTNPTRRDFLKKGAVASSFYFVPRHVLGGVGFTAPSDQINLAAIGAGGKGASDIRNASVKGRERVVALCDVDFSGSAAKTVEEYPKAKLYADYRIMLDKEKDIDAVTISTPDHVHAPAGVYAMQRGKHVYIQKPMTNNIREARLLTQMARDQKVVTQMGNQGGSNPLLGMVQNWVDSGVLGKISKVHVWTNRPVWPQGFAMPAPDESQKPKDLNWDLWLGPSAYMPYTPGLHPFSWRGWWDYGTGALGDVGCHLIDIPFRTLGLKYPTDAECSVGAVYTKFWEADYHPEGCPVSSHITLHFAATEKSKSSIEMTWSDGGIRPSRPEIIPPDHDMGGKDSANGVLIIGENGLISTNINDSSPLMPKLYLNDGTTEFGPEVEDDSEPEYGHQRLWVEACKAGFGSKEHRALTSSFDYAGPMTETVLMGNLAIRSYYLRRELEEGRMDYYARKKLLWDGENMRITNMEEANQFVGRTYRPGWEV encoded by the coding sequence ATGAAGGATGAAAAACCGACGCCCACGAACCCGACACGCCGAGACTTCCTGAAAAAGGGGGCCGTCGCATCTTCCTTTTATTTTGTGCCCCGGCATGTGCTCGGAGGCGTCGGGTTTACGGCGCCCAGCGATCAGATCAACCTGGCGGCCATCGGCGCCGGGGGTAAGGGCGCGAGCGATATCCGCAACGCTTCGGTGAAGGGGCGCGAACGGGTCGTGGCGTTATGCGATGTCGACTTCTCGGGTTCGGCGGCGAAGACCGTAGAGGAATATCCGAAGGCGAAGCTGTATGCCGACTACCGCATCATGCTGGACAAGGAAAAGGACATCGATGCCGTGACGATCTCGACGCCGGATCACGTGCATGCGCCGGCCGGCGTGTACGCCATGCAGCGCGGCAAACACGTGTACATCCAGAAACCCATGACGAACAACATCCGGGAGGCGCGGCTGTTGACACAGATGGCGCGCGACCAGAAGGTCGTCACCCAGATGGGCAACCAGGGCGGCTCGAACCCGCTGCTCGGCATGGTCCAGAACTGGGTCGACTCGGGAGTGCTCGGCAAGATCTCGAAGGTGCACGTGTGGACCAACCGGCCGGTGTGGCCGCAGGGATTCGCCATGCCGGCGCCCGACGAATCGCAGAAACCGAAAGACCTCAACTGGGACCTATGGCTCGGTCCGAGCGCCTACATGCCCTATACGCCGGGGCTGCATCCGTTCAGCTGGCGCGGCTGGTGGGATTACGGGACGGGCGCGCTGGGCGATGTGGGGTGCCACCTGATCGATATCCCGTTCCGCACGCTGGGGCTGAAATATCCGACCGACGCCGAATGTAGCGTGGGCGCCGTCTACACGAAGTTCTGGGAGGCCGACTACCATCCCGAGGGCTGCCCGGTGTCGTCGCACATCACCCTCCACTTCGCGGCGACGGAAAAGAGCAAGTCGTCGATCGAAATGACCTGGAGCGACGGCGGCATCCGCCCCTCGCGCCCCGAAATCATCCCGCCGGATCACGACATGGGCGGAAAGGATAGCGCCAACGGCGTGCTGATCATCGGAGAGAACGGGTTGATTTCGACGAACATCAACGACAGTTCGCCGCTGATGCCCAAGCTGTATCTGAACGACGGTACGACCGAGTTCGGCCCGGAAGTCGAGGACGACAGCGAGCCGGAATACGGGCATCAGCGCCTGTGGGTCGAGGCGTGCAAGGCCGGCTTCGGCAGCAAGGAGCACCGCGCCCTGACGTCCAGCTTCGACTACGCCGGCCCGATGACCGAGACGGTGCTCATGGGCAACCTGGCGATCCGGAGCTATTACCTGCGCCGGGAGCTGGAGGAGGGCCGGATGGATTATTACGCCCGCAAGAAACTCCTCTGGGATGGCGAGAACATGCGGATCACGAACATGGAAGAGGCCAACCAGTTCGTGGGCCGCACCTATCGGCCCGGCTGGGAGGTCTGA
- a CDS encoding OsmC family protein produces the protein MKRNGSAVWTGGLKDGKGTVSTASGVLKDTQYSFSTRFEDGIGTNPEELIAAAHAGCFSMALSGQLGAAGLTAERIATTAALTLEKTDAGFTITAIHLTVSARVPGATEEAFATAAGNAKAGCPVSRVLNAAITMDATLEA, from the coding sequence ATGAAACGTAATGGATCGGCCGTATGGACCGGCGGCCTCAAGGACGGCAAAGGAACGGTATCGACGGCCAGCGGCGTCCTCAAGGACACCCAGTATTCGTTCAGCACCCGTTTCGAAGACGGCATCGGGACGAACCCGGAAGAGTTGATCGCCGCGGCGCACGCCGGCTGTTTTTCGATGGCGCTCTCCGGTCAGCTCGGCGCGGCCGGCCTCACCGCCGAACGTATCGCGACGACCGCCGCCTTGACGCTCGAGAAGACGGACGCCGGGTTTACGATCACGGCGATCCATCTGACGGTCAGCGCCAGGGTCCCGGGCGCTACCGAGGAAGCCTTCGCGACCGCCGCCGGTAATGCGAAAGCCGGCTGCCCGGTTTCGCGCGTGCTGAATGCCGCCATCACGATGGATGCCACGCTCGAAGCCTGA
- the secG gene encoding preprotein translocase subunit SecG: MFTFLIILIALIAVLMTFVVLIQSGRGGGLAGIAAGGTQQVLGARQAPDVLEKATWTMATLFIVLCILSNFLIDKGETRNSVLQQRAGQQTEQAAPTLPPPAPSTDAPAGEATPAPEGQNN, from the coding sequence ATGTTTACTTTTCTGATCATCCTTATTGCTCTCATCGCCGTCCTGATGACGTTCGTTGTATTGATCCAGAGCGGGCGTGGCGGCGGACTCGCGGGTATCGCGGCCGGCGGTACGCAGCAGGTTCTCGGCGCACGGCAGGCGCCTGACGTGTTGGAGAAAGCAACCTGGACGATGGCGACCCTTTTCATCGTGCTCTGCATCCTCTCGAACTTCCTGATTGACAAGGGCGAGACGCGGAACAGCGTGTTGCAGCAGCGTGCCGGCCAGCAGACCGAACAGGCTGCGCCGACGCTTCCGCCCCCGGCGCCTTCCACCGATGCGCCCGCTGGCGAAGCGACGCCGGCTCCGGAAGGTCAGAACAACTAG
- a CDS encoding CHAP domain-containing protein, whose product MGSHSISLIALVVAVFFAGIYFRGESARKKEIERELDAIRARQVEINAVIGDISRVAARKDSLFRARIDSARVDIELLKREEKVVRARLDSLGAEILVLQADILQNIQLIRDAGAFSISPVSLHSVAIDPDITPEDSIPNNPIAIHVGDTLMTLDTRPVGSLVHLETARTYVGVTERPKDSNRGTEVETFLAAVNLAPSKDRYGAWHSYPYCAAFVSFALNSAPNVDAPRVRSARARDFVTRESIEARLVQRGTVEIPPGTIVVWKAKRDPSDTSGHVGFVVEWAGQGGTTIEGNTSPGQGGDQRDGGGVYLRKRMLSPGSAFRITHFTPVRYAP is encoded by the coding sequence ATGGGCAGCCATTCCATCAGCCTGATCGCGCTGGTCGTCGCGGTTTTTTTCGCCGGCATTTACTTCCGGGGTGAATCCGCGCGCAAGAAAGAGATCGAGCGCGAGCTGGACGCCATCCGCGCGCGCCAGGTCGAGATCAATGCGGTCATCGGCGATATCAGTCGGGTTGCCGCGCGCAAGGACAGCCTGTTCCGCGCGCGCATCGACAGCGCGCGGGTGGACATCGAGCTGCTGAAACGCGAGGAGAAGGTGGTTCGCGCCCGGCTGGATTCGCTCGGAGCGGAGATCCTGGTCCTCCAGGCGGATATCCTCCAGAACATCCAGCTGATCCGCGACGCCGGCGCCTTCTCGATTTCGCCCGTGAGTCTCCATTCGGTGGCGATCGATCCGGACATCACGCCGGAGGATTCCATCCCCAACAACCCCATTGCCATCCACGTGGGCGATACCCTGATGACGCTCGACACGCGTCCCGTCGGGTCGCTGGTCCATCTGGAGACCGCCCGCACGTACGTGGGAGTGACGGAGCGCCCGAAGGATTCCAACCGGGGTACGGAGGTGGAGACGTTTCTCGCCGCGGTCAACCTGGCCCCCAGCAAGGATCGTTATGGCGCGTGGCACAGCTATCCGTATTGCGCCGCGTTCGTGTCCTTCGCGTTGAATAGCGCACCGAACGTCGACGCGCCCAGGGTGCGTTCGGCGCGGGCCCGCGACTTTGTCACGCGGGAAAGCATCGAAGCCCGGCTCGTACAGCGGGGGACGGTGGAAATTCCGCCCGGGACGATCGTCGTGTGGAAGGCGAAACGCGACCCTTCCGATACGTCGGGCCATGTCGGTTTCGTCGTGGAGTGGGCCGGCCAGGGCGGTACGACGATCGAGGGCAACACGAGTCCGGGCCAGGGCGGCGACCAGCGCGACGGCGGCGGCGTCTACCTGCGCAAGCGGATGCTTTCGCCCGGCAGCGCCTTCCGGATCACCCACTTTACGCCGGTTCGGTATGCCCCCTGA
- a CDS encoding POTRA domain-containing protein produces the protein MPSKKWVCLFACLALGMSVGGYDAAAQAGGEAVRWFVNDGRAQRALKPAPGWHPDSLALVAGAVIDALQRDGHYQARVDSIRAFPGAAPVVVVYAHPGPAPRIAEVRISGARVMTAETLRALMKTRPGRTLNAETLESDIDALLVAYTERGYGLAAVSVARIELGATAQDGLIVELQVDEGEPVTVAAVELVGAARTRRAYVERLTGLRAGDVLARDLDEVRLRLEETGFFARVERPVLYRLPSGAIALRMVVEEASPGVFDLVLGYQPPAGSARSQGLVGNGHLELRNLFGGGRVMALHLNRLPGQISRLEASFRDPYVAGWPLQLEMTFLGLQQDSTYATQRYLGAMGYRVAPGLDVLLTVSREVTRPGFAGAQLVGGQQRIARSDAVFAGATVRYRRVDRLTNPRRGLAAETRFERGNKERVAFSSLGVADTTSVTALVRQERLAMQARLYVPTLARQVFVLGGEANAVIGKVLDESDLLRFGGAASLRGYEEDRFRGQFVQRSFAEYRYQFERDSYAYLFFDLGYVDRPATATSARQRDVYPGYGFGFQFGTSVGLINTSFALSPDDAPTEAKVHVGISVGL, from the coding sequence TTGCCGTCGAAAAAATGGGTGTGTCTGTTTGCCTGTCTGGCGCTGGGGATGTCGGTCGGCGGGTACGATGCGGCGGCCCAGGCCGGCGGCGAGGCGGTTCGCTGGTTTGTCAACGACGGCCGCGCCCAGCGCGCGCTGAAGCCGGCGCCCGGCTGGCACCCCGACAGCCTCGCGCTCGTCGCCGGCGCGGTGATCGACGCCCTGCAGCGCGACGGGCATTATCAGGCGCGGGTGGATTCGATTCGCGCCTTTCCGGGCGCCGCGCCGGTCGTCGTGGTTTATGCCCATCCGGGGCCGGCGCCGCGCATCGCGGAGGTTCGGATTTCAGGCGCCCGCGTGATGACGGCCGAAACGCTCCGCGCCCTGATGAAAACGCGTCCGGGTCGTACACTGAACGCCGAGACGCTCGAATCGGACATCGACGCGTTGCTGGTTGCCTATACGGAACGCGGCTACGGGCTGGCGGCCGTGTCCGTAGCGCGCATCGAACTGGGCGCCACGGCGCAAGACGGTCTGATCGTCGAGCTGCAGGTAGACGAGGGCGAGCCGGTGACGGTGGCCGCCGTCGAACTCGTCGGCGCGGCACGGACGCGGCGCGCGTATGTGGAGCGGCTGACCGGGCTGCGCGCCGGCGACGTGCTGGCGCGCGACCTCGACGAGGTGCGTCTGCGGCTGGAGGAGACGGGCTTCTTTGCCCGCGTGGAGCGGCCGGTGCTGTATCGCCTGCCTTCCGGCGCGATCGCGCTGCGCATGGTGGTGGAAGAGGCGTCGCCGGGTGTGTTCGATCTCGTGCTCGGGTATCAACCCCCGGCGGGGAGCGCCCGCTCGCAGGGGCTGGTTGGAAACGGACATCTCGAACTCCGCAACCTGTTCGGCGGCGGCCGCGTGATGGCGCTGCACTTGAATCGGCTCCCGGGCCAGATCAGCCGGCTCGAAGCCTCGTTTCGGGATCCCTACGTAGCCGGATGGCCTCTCCAGCTCGAAATGACGTTCCTCGGGCTGCAGCAGGACTCCACCTACGCCACCCAGCGGTACCTCGGCGCGATGGGCTACCGGGTGGCCCCCGGCCTGGATGTGCTGCTTACCGTGAGTCGCGAAGTGACGCGTCCGGGTTTTGCGGGAGCGCAGCTGGTGGGCGGGCAGCAGCGTATCGCGCGCTCCGACGCCGTCTTCGCCGGCGCGACGGTGCGGTATCGCCGGGTCGATCGCCTGACCAATCCGCGCCGCGGGCTCGCGGCGGAGACGCGCTTCGAACGGGGAAACAAGGAGCGCGTGGCTTTTTCCTCCCTCGGGGTGGCGGATACGACCAGCGTCACGGCGCTGGTCCGCCAGGAGCGGCTTGCGATGCAGGCGCGGCTGTATGTGCCGACGCTGGCCCGACAGGTTTTTGTGCTGGGGGGAGAAGCGAATGCCGTTATTGGAAAAGTACTGGATGAAAGCGACCTGTTGCGTTTTGGCGGGGCCGCCAGCCTGCGCGGGTACGAGGAGGATCGCTTCCGGGGACAATTCGTGCAGCGGAGCTTCGCCGAGTACCGATACCAGTTCGAGCGCGACTCTTACGCGTACCTGTTTTTTGATCTCGGTTATGTGGATCGGCCGGCCACCGCCACGTCGGCGCGTCAGCGCGACGTCTACCCGGGGTACGGGTTCGGCTTCCAGTTCGGAACGTCCGTGGGGCTGATCAACACCAGTTTCGCGCTGAGTCCGGACGATGCGCCCACCGAGGCGAAAGTGCATGTCGGCATCTCCGTTGGGCTCTGA
- a CDS encoding MFS transporter: protein MANEAIYNRRAIWGWAMYDFANSAFTTLVVTFIYATYFTEAIAPDSNSGTGYWSLGVTISALAVAIVSPYAGAIADQGGFRKRFLLWSTILGVLATALLFFPKPGQIGFAIAVFAVGNFAFEIGAVFYNAFLPDLAPPDRIGRVSGYAWGLGYLGGLLCLFVALFVLIQPEIAPFGLDMASGEHIRATNLLVAVWYGLFSIPIFFLVSEKKKDRLPLSSDLIRSSTRQFVNTFHEIRTYRHLFRMLVARIFYNDGLVTIISFGAIYAAGTFGFDTRKILYFGIVLNVCAGLGAFAFGYLDDVLGGKMTIQISNIGLFAASALAVFAQSETAFWIAGACVGILMGPNQSASRSLMGRFVPPDKENEFYGFFAFSGKATAFIGPFLLGRLTQVFNSQRAGVAVVMVMFLIGGLILHSVNEAEGRAAANRT from the coding sequence GTGGCAAACGAAGCCATTTACAACCGACGCGCGATATGGGGCTGGGCGATGTACGACTTCGCCAATTCGGCCTTCACGACCCTCGTCGTCACCTTCATCTACGCGACCTACTTCACGGAGGCCATTGCGCCCGATTCCAACAGCGGGACGGGGTACTGGTCGCTCGGGGTGACGATTTCGGCCCTGGCCGTGGCGATCGTGTCGCCGTACGCCGGCGCCATCGCGGATCAGGGCGGCTTTCGCAAACGATTCTTGCTCTGGTCCACCATCCTGGGCGTCCTCGCGACGGCGCTGCTGTTTTTCCCCAAACCCGGTCAGATCGGCTTCGCTATCGCGGTGTTCGCCGTGGGCAATTTCGCGTTCGAAATCGGCGCCGTGTTCTATAACGCCTTCCTCCCCGACCTCGCCCCGCCCGACCGGATCGGCCGCGTTTCGGGGTACGCGTGGGGACTGGGCTATCTGGGCGGCCTGCTCTGTCTGTTTGTCGCGCTCTTTGTGCTGATACAGCCCGAAATAGCCCCCTTCGGGCTCGACATGGCCTCTGGCGAGCATATCCGGGCGACCAACCTGCTCGTGGCGGTCTGGTACGGACTCTTCAGCATCCCGATCTTCTTTCTCGTCAGCGAAAAAAAGAAGGACCGGCTTCCGCTTTCCAGCGACCTCATCCGGTCGTCGACCCGGCAGTTCGTCAATACCTTCCACGAGATCCGGACCTACCGGCACCTGTTCCGGATGCTCGTGGCGCGCATTTTTTACAACGACGGTCTCGTGACGATCATCTCGTTCGGCGCCATTTACGCCGCCGGCACCTTCGGATTCGATACGCGCAAGATCCTGTATTTCGGGATCGTACTCAACGTGTGCGCCGGCCTGGGCGCGTTCGCCTTCGGGTACCTCGACGACGTCCTGGGCGGCAAGATGACCATCCAGATCTCGAACATCGGGCTCTTCGCGGCGTCGGCGCTCGCGGTGTTCGCGCAGAGCGAAACGGCGTTCTGGATCGCCGGCGCCTGCGTGGGCATCCTGATGGGGCCCAACCAGTCGGCCAGCCGCTCGCTGATGGGCCGTTTTGTGCCGCCGGACAAAGAAAACGAGTTTTACGGCTTCTTTGCGTTCTCCGGAAAAGCGACTGCGTTCATCGGCCCCTTCCTGCTCGGGCGCCTCACCCAGGTTTTCAACAGCCAGCGCGCGGGCGTCGCGGTGGTGATGGTGATGTTCCTCATCGGCGGCCTCATCCTGCACTCCGTGAACGAGGCCGAAGGCCGCGCCGCGGCAAACCGAACATGA
- a CDS encoding peptide chain release factor 3: MSQHQISETNRRRTFGIISHPDAGKTTITERLLLLGGAIREAGEVKARKASRFAASDWMAIEKERGISVTSTVLHFSYHGLELNLLDTPGHQDFSEDTYRVLTAVDSALMVIDSVKGVESQTKKLMEVCRLRNTPILTFINKLDREGRDPLELLSEIEDNLKIEAVLMTWPIGRGGTFKGTYNRYTKVVHLYPPNTAASLPPSFVVEDLNDPFIDRALGSHADPLREEIELLDGAGGTFDKAAYLAGTQTPVLFGSAINGFGVEELLDTFVEIAPPPQPRPTTTRMVSPYEEAFSGVVFKIQANMDPNHRDRVAFLRVCSGHFERGIRLRHHRIGQDIKIANATVFMAQDRTGAEEAYPGDIIGIPNHGTIRIGDTLTEKEPLQFTGIPNFAPEHFRRARLSNALRAKQLEKGLLHLIEEGAIQLFRPLHGASYILGAVGPLQFDVVANRLQHEYNVDVLLDPLPYQVARWIESEDEAEVERFVRDEEHNMARDTDGSLVYLSDNPWLLNRMIEKWPKIDFRSSREHLAV; this comes from the coding sequence GTGAGTCAACACCAGATCAGCGAAACAAACCGGCGCCGCACCTTCGGCATCATCAGCCACCCCGACGCCGGCAAAACCACCATCACCGAACGGCTCCTGCTGCTCGGCGGCGCCATCCGCGAGGCCGGCGAGGTCAAGGCCCGCAAGGCGTCCCGTTTTGCCGCCAGCGACTGGATGGCCATCGAGAAGGAGCGCGGCATCTCCGTCACCTCCACCGTCCTCCACTTCAGCTACCACGGTCTGGAGCTGAACCTGCTCGACACGCCCGGCCACCAGGACTTTTCCGAAGACACCTATCGCGTCCTCACCGCCGTGGATAGCGCGTTGATGGTGATCGACAGTGTGAAGGGCGTGGAGAGCCAGACCAAAAAGCTGATGGAGGTGTGCCGGCTGCGCAATACGCCGATCCTCACCTTTATCAACAAGCTGGACCGCGAGGGGCGCGATCCGCTCGAACTGCTCTCCGAGATCGAAGACAACCTGAAGATCGAGGCGGTCCTGATGACCTGGCCCATCGGGCGCGGCGGCACCTTCAAGGGGACGTACAACCGCTACACGAAGGTCGTCCACCTGTACCCGCCGAACACGGCCGCGTCGCTGCCCCCGAGCTTCGTCGTCGAAGATCTGAACGATCCGTTTATCGACCGCGCCCTGGGATCGCATGCCGACCCGTTGCGCGAAGAGATCGAGCTGCTCGACGGCGCCGGCGGGACGTTCGACAAGGCCGCCTATCTGGCCGGCACGCAGACGCCCGTACTCTTCGGCAGCGCCATCAACGGGTTCGGGGTCGAGGAATTGCTCGACACCTTCGTCGAGATCGCCCCGCCGCCGCAGCCCCGCCCCACCACGACGCGTATGGTATCCCCGTACGAAGAGGCGTTTTCCGGCGTCGTCTTCAAGATCCAGGCGAACATGGATCCCAACCACCGGGACCGGGTGGCGTTCTTGCGGGTCTGCTCGGGCCATTTCGAACGCGGCATCCGCCTCCGGCATCACCGCATCGGGCAGGACATCAAGATCGCCAACGCGACGGTCTTTATGGCCCAGGACCGCACCGGGGCCGAGGAGGCCTATCCGGGCGATATCATCGGCATCCCGAACCACGGAACGATCCGCATCGGCGACACGCTCACCGAAAAAGAGCCGCTCCAGTTTACGGGCATCCCCAACTTCGCCCCCGAACATTTCCGGCGCGCGCGGCTCTCGAACGCCCTCCGGGCGAAGCAACTCGAAAAAGGGCTGCTCCATCTGATCGAGGAAGGTGCGATCCAGCTCTTCAGACCGCTGCACGGCGCCAGCTACATCCTCGGCGCGGTGGGTCCGCTGCAGTTCGACGTGGTCGCCAACCGGCTCCAGCACGAGTACAATGTGGATGTGCTGCTGGACCCGCTGCCCTATCAGGTCGCCCGGTGGATCGAAAGCGAGGACGAGGCGGAGGTGGAGCGTTTCGTGCGGGACGAGGAGCACAACATGGCGCGGGACACCGACGGCTCGCTGGTTTATCTATCCGATAACCCCTGGCTGCTCAACCGCATGATCGAAAAATGGCCGAAGATCGACTTCCGCAGCTCCAGGGAACACCTGGCGGTGTGA
- a CDS encoding RsmE family RNA methyltransferase → MTTYFYTPPDRVQGDRLVLDADEAVHAFRVLRHRAGDELCVVDGEGGWYRVRLDAIDARQAVGRIVERRRDVGEPAFRMRVGMALLKQEKRFEQFLEKATELGVSDVYPMTTSRTEKQSMRLHRVELILQAAMKQCLRSRCVTMHEPAGFDAVLAAVPDELVLICHEGADRTASGLLDAIDRAGMPAALTLLVGPEGGFSDEEVARAVGVGAVPVSLGERRLRAETAAIAACAGVMLHYQQKDGAAR, encoded by the coding sequence ATGACGACCTACTTCTATACGCCGCCGGATCGGGTCCAGGGCGATCGGCTCGTGCTGGACGCGGATGAGGCGGTGCATGCGTTTAGGGTATTGCGGCATCGCGCCGGCGATGAGCTCTGCGTCGTCGACGGCGAGGGCGGCTGGTATCGGGTCCGCCTGGATGCCATCGATGCCCGCCAGGCCGTGGGCCGGATCGTCGAGCGCCGGCGCGACGTTGGCGAGCCGGCCTTCCGGATGCGGGTGGGGATGGCCCTGCTCAAGCAGGAGAAACGCTTCGAGCAGTTTTTGGAGAAGGCGACCGAGCTGGGCGTGTCGGATGTGTATCCCATGACGACCTCCCGCACCGAGAAGCAGTCGATGCGGCTGCATCGCGTCGAACTCATCCTCCAGGCCGCGATGAAGCAGTGCCTCCGCTCGCGGTGCGTCACCATGCACGAGCCGGCCGGCTTCGACGCGGTGCTCGCGGCCGTGCCCGACGAGCTGGTGTTGATCTGTCACGAGGGGGCGGACCGCACCGCATCCGGGCTGCTCGATGCGATCGACCGGGCCGGGATGCCGGCTGCGTTAACCCTGCTCGTGGGGCCGGAGGGCGGATTCAGCGACGAGGAAGTCGCGCGCGCCGTTGGGGTCGGCGCCGTACCCGTATCCCTGGGCGAACGACGCCTGCGGGCCGAGACGGCCGCCATCGCCGCCTGTGCCGGCGTCATGCTGCATTATCAACAAAAAGATGGGGCCGCCCGATGA
- a CDS encoding NUDIX hydrolase, translating to MKDLREERLSSKSVFSGLLLDVYRDVVRLPDGSEGVRERIVHPGASAVVPVLPDGRVILVRQFRYALDREFLEVPAGKLDGPEDRPERAALRELAEETGWTCDELVPLGAFHPAIGFSNECIYFFLARSLREGIATPDHDEFLDVVYLPLRDALQRVTDGAITDMKTALALRLAADSLAGTS from the coding sequence ATGAAGGACCTGCGGGAAGAACGCCTTTCCTCCAAATCCGTGTTCAGCGGCCTCCTGCTGGATGTGTATCGGGATGTCGTTCGGCTGCCCGATGGCAGCGAGGGCGTCCGTGAACGGATCGTGCATCCGGGCGCTTCCGCCGTGGTGCCCGTCCTGCCGGACGGACGCGTCATCCTCGTGCGCCAGTTCCGCTATGCGCTGGATCGGGAGTTTCTGGAGGTGCCGGCCGGCAAGCTGGACGGTCCTGAAGACCGGCCGGAGCGCGCCGCGCTCCGCGAGCTGGCTGAAGAGACCGGATGGACCTGCGATGAACTGGTGCCGCTCGGCGCCTTCCATCCGGCGATCGGGTTCAGCAACGAATGCATCTATTTCTTCCTCGCCCGGTCGCTGCGCGAAGGCATCGCCACGCCGGACCATGACGAATTCCTGGACGTGGTGTATCTTCCGCTGCGGGATGCGCTCCAGCGCGTGACCGACGGCGCCATCACCGACATGAAAACCGCGCTCGCCCTGCGTCTGGCTGCAGATAGCCTGGCAGGAACGAGCTGA